GAGGTCCTGGAGGTTGACGCCCATCTCCTCGACGCCCTGCCCCGAGAACACCTCGACCGTCGGGGTCGCGGTCTCCTCGACGTCGAGCTCGACCGGATCCCCATCGAGCTCGCCCCGATCGAGCCGTGTGCGCGCCGCCGCCCGGCGCACCGCGAGATCACCCGCCTCGGGCGCGGGCGGCGTCATCCCGGGCTGCGGCTCGGCGGGGGGGCTCTGGCCCGGCCGCGCCCCGAACAACATCTCAAGCGGATTGCCGAGGACGGCTTCGCGGCGGGGCGCCGGCACGAGGATCTCGACGAGGCGGTCGCGCGCGTGCGCCGCCGCCCGTTCCTGCACGGACTCCACGCGCTCGGCCTTCACCATTTGCACCGCGGTCTCGGCGAGGTCGCGCACCATCGAGTCGACGTCGCGGCCGACGTAGCCGACCTCGGTGAACTTCGTCGCCTCGACCTTCACGAACGGCGCGCCGGCGAGCCGGGCGACCCGCCGGGCGATCTCAGTCTTACCGACGCCGGTCGGGCCGATCATGAGGATGTTTTTCGGGATGACCTCGTCGCGCAGCTCCGGGCCCAGACGGCTGCGGCGGTACCGGTTGCGGAGGGCAACCGCGACCGCCCGCTTGGCGGCGGTCTGGCCGACAATATATCTGTCGAGCTCCGCGACGATCCGGCGCGGCGTAAGCGCCTCGATGGAGAACGCGGACTCGAGACCCCCGGTTGTGACGCTCATCGACGTTTCAGGACCCCGCCTAGTCCAGGACTTCGACCGTCACCTGATCGTTCGTGTAGACGCAGATCTCGGCGGCGACGCGCAGGGCTTCGCGCGCCACCGCCTCGGCGTCGAGCGACGAGTGCGTGAGGAGCGCGCGCGCCGC
This genomic interval from bacterium contains the following:
- the hslU gene encoding ATP-dependent protease ATPase subunit HslU, whose product is MSVTTGGLESAFSIEALTPRRIVAELDRYIVGQTAAKRAVAVALRNRYRRSRLGPELRDEVIPKNILMIGPTGVGKTEIARRVARLAGAPFVKVEATKFTEVGYVGRDVDSMVRDLAETAVQMVKAERVESVQERAAAHARDRLVEILVPAPRREAVLGNPLEMLFGARPGQSPPAEPQPGMTPPAPEAGDLAVRRAAARTRLDRGELDGDPVELDVEETATPTVEVFSGQGVEEMGVNLQDLFGTLLPKRRKRRRTTVGEALRILTAEEAQKLIDMEEVVREGIRRAQEHGIIFIDELDKIAGGRGPSVGPDVSREGVQRDILPIIEGSTVTTKYGPVRTDHVLFIAAGAFHVSKPADLIPELQGRLPIRVELAPLTEADFVRILVEPHNALTKQYAALLATEGVTVEFPDDGVRELARIAQEVNGETEDIGARRLHTVLEKVTEDLSFAAPEAPARVVIDAAYVRGRLKGILDSRDLSRYVL